From Candidatus Doudnabacteria bacterium, a single genomic window includes:
- a CDS encoding cupredoxin domain-containing protein, giving the protein MKKIFVAVFGLMLLAAACNKQAQTTTQAVSQTPEIDMTSKGFNPAAVTIKQGATVIFKNTDSEGHWPASNPHPTHTDLPGFDALQPVTPGSTYSYTFTKLGTWGFHDHLNPTTHGSVIVIP; this is encoded by the coding sequence ATGAAAAAAATATTTGTTGCGGTTTTCGGGCTCATGCTTCTGGCGGCTGCATGCAATAAACAGGCCCAAACTACAACTCAAGCCGTGAGCCAAACTCCGGAAATTGACATGACATCAAAAGGGTTTAATCCGGCCGCGGTTACAATCAAACAAGGAGCTACCGTTATTTTTAAAAATACAGACTCAGAAGGGCATTGGCCGGCCTCAAACCCGCACCCGACCCATACTGATCTGCCCGGCTTTGACGCTTTGCAGCCCGTAACACCCGGCAGTACCTATTCTTACACGTTTACGAAACTCGGGACCTGGGGGTTCCATGACCATTTGAATCCGACAACCCATGGTTCCGTGATAGTCATCCCATAA
- the ychF gene encoding redox-regulated ATPase YchF — MSFSVGIVGLPNVGKSTLFNALTKQQAAASNFPFTTIDPNVGVIAVPDERLAKLAALEKSEKIVPTSIQFVDIAGLVKGAAQGEGLGNKFLSHIREVDAIVQVVRFFESEDIIHVEGTVDPARDIEVINIELMLADLATVNKRLESLGKEIKSGNKEALILKTALDKIQKALEAGKLAREVSLTEEELRPVKQLQLLTMKPTLYVANTNASKVNPMNGIEFLPIDVKIESELAELSDEERVDYMKELGISESGLDRLAAASYKLLNLITFITAGPKESKAWTIVAGTKAPQAAGVIHTDFEKGFIRAEIIQWDKLLESQGYAGARDRGWLRVEGKEYVMADGDVAHFRFNV, encoded by the coding sequence ATGTCATTCTCCGTAGGAATTGTTGGCTTACCCAACGTCGGCAAGTCTACTTTATTTAATGCGCTCACGAAGCAGCAGGCAGCTGCTTCGAATTTTCCGTTTACCACGATTGATCCGAATGTCGGCGTGATCGCGGTTCCGGATGAACGTTTGGCGAAACTGGCGGCATTGGAAAAATCGGAAAAGATCGTGCCGACTTCGATTCAATTCGTGGATATTGCCGGATTAGTTAAGGGTGCCGCTCAAGGAGAGGGCTTAGGCAATAAATTTCTCTCACACATCCGTGAAGTGGATGCGATCGTGCAAGTGGTGAGGTTTTTTGAAAGTGAAGATATCATCCATGTCGAGGGAACTGTTGATCCTGCGCGCGATATTGAAGTGATCAACATCGAATTGATGCTTGCGGATCTGGCTACAGTCAATAAACGGCTGGAAAGTCTGGGAAAAGAGATCAAAAGCGGCAATAAGGAAGCATTGATCCTTAAAACAGCTTTAGATAAAATCCAAAAAGCTTTGGAAGCAGGAAAACTTGCCCGCGAGGTCAGTTTAACCGAAGAAGAATTGCGGCCGGTCAAACAACTGCAGCTTCTAACCATGAAGCCGACGCTTTATGTGGCAAACACTAATGCTTCAAAAGTTAACCCAATGAACGGCATTGAATTTTTACCCATTGATGTTAAAATTGAATCAGAATTGGCCGAACTTTCGGATGAGGAGCGTGTGGACTATATGAAAGAGCTTGGCATTTCTGAATCAGGTTTGGATCGCTTGGCAGCCGCTTCTTACAAGTTGCTTAACTTGATCACCTTTATCACGGCAGGGCCCAAGGAAAGCAAAGCCTGGACGATTGTTGCCGGCACCAAAGCCCCGCAAGCCGCTGGCGTCATCCACACTGATTTTGAAAAAGGCTTTATCCGCGCAGAAATAATCCAGTGGGATAAGCTCTTGGAATCCCAAGGTTATGCCGGTGCACGCGACCGCGGCTGGCTGCGCGTGGAAGGCAAAGAATATGTGATGGCTGACGGAGATGTCGCGCATTTTCGCTTCAATGTCTGA
- a CDS encoding phosphomannomutase/phosphoglucomutase — MNKIDPTIFKAYDIRGIYPGQINEEVAYKIGQAYAKFINPKTVALGRDVRLSGPKLWEAAKQGLIDHGVNVVDIGVVSTDMMYFAVANYGYDGGLTVTASHNPREFNGFKMVRAKGVPISGDSGIMDIRDLVLNDYKFQSEVKGKVEPKEILDEYLAKVLSVIDKTKIKRFRVVANTNFGTTGPVLKKLAEQLPMDLTVINAEPNGEFPKGRPDPLIPENRNETVALVKQNKADLGVMWDSDADRCFFIDETGRFLSGYFTSAILAGYFLKKYPKSKIVVDMKLNWAIIDTVNAAGGTALPNKTGHSFFKERMIAEDAVFGGEVSGHYFFKDYFYLDNGLIPFLLILEILSDTGKKLSEIYEPLFAKYFAIDETSVSVPDVNAVIEKLKHNFRDGSLSFIDGISIEYPTWRANVRPSNTEPLVRLNLETKDPETLKQKTQELLDLIQK, encoded by the coding sequence ATGAATAAAATTGACCCGACAATTTTTAAAGCTTACGACATCCGCGGAATTTATCCCGGGCAGATAAACGAAGAGGTGGCATATAAAATCGGACAGGCTTACGCAAAATTTATAAATCCGAAAACAGTCGCTCTCGGCCGAGATGTGAGACTTTCAGGCCCCAAGCTTTGGGAAGCGGCTAAGCAGGGGTTGATCGATCACGGAGTGAATGTCGTCGACATCGGCGTTGTGTCGACTGACATGATGTATTTTGCGGTTGCCAATTACGGTTACGATGGAGGACTGACAGTAACAGCTTCCCATAATCCCCGCGAATTCAACGGATTTAAAATGGTGCGGGCAAAAGGAGTTCCTATTTCAGGCGACAGCGGGATCATGGATATCCGCGATCTGGTTTTGAATGACTATAAATTTCAATCAGAAGTCAAAGGAAAAGTGGAACCCAAAGAAATTTTGGACGAGTATCTTGCCAAAGTTTTATCCGTAATTGATAAAACTAAAATTAAGCGTTTTCGTGTCGTGGCTAATACCAATTTTGGCACTACAGGACCGGTTCTGAAAAAATTGGCCGAGCAGTTGCCGATGGACTTAACTGTGATCAATGCCGAACCGAACGGCGAGTTTCCCAAAGGCCGGCCGGATCCTTTGATCCCGGAAAATCGGAACGAAACCGTGGCTTTGGTAAAACAAAACAAAGCGGACCTGGGGGTAATGTGGGACTCGGATGCGGACCGGTGTTTTTTTATCGATGAAACCGGCAGATTCCTTTCCGGATATTTTACTTCGGCGATCCTGGCCGGATATTTTTTGAAAAAATATCCGAAATCCAAGATCGTGGTGGACATGAAGCTGAATTGGGCTATCATCGATACGGTCAATGCGGCCGGAGGAACGGCTTTGCCGAATAAAACCGGGCATAGTTTTTTTAAAGAGCGCATGATCGCGGAAGATGCCGTGTTCGGCGGTGAGGTGTCGGGCCATTATTTTTTCAAAGACTATTTTTACCTGGATAACGGCTTGATCCCTTTTTTGCTGATCTTGGAAATCCTTTCGGACACCGGCAAAAAATTAAGCGAGATCTATGAACCCTTATTCGCCAAATATTTTGCCATCGACGAGACAAGTGTGAGCGTGCCGGATGTGAATGCTGTAATTGAAAAGTTAAAACATAATTTTAGAGATGGCTCACTCTCCTTCATCGATGGGATCTCGATTGAATACCCGACCTGGCGGGCAAATGTCAGGCCTTCAAATACCGAACCTTTGGTCAGGTTAAATTTAGAGACGAAAGACCCGGAAACTTTGAAACAAAAAACCCAGGAACTTTTGGATTTAATACAGAAATAA
- a CDS encoding ribonuclease J codes for MMLRKQPTAVAARAQSVSDNKATLKVIPLGGIEEVGENMTVLEYGDDILVIDMGLGFPDETMPGIDYIIPNTKYLEDNKKRIRGVIITHGHLDHIGAIPYIMPKIGDPPIYTMKLTGELIKKRLEEFHLLGRSQIHELNKDDVLTLGNFRIRFFRINHNIPDGVGLAINTPAGLLVYATDWKFDHTPVDGRPTEFDKLAKFGGEGVALLMSDSTNAEKPGYSMSERTLGDTIDRILADAKGRVIFATFSTLISRVQQVIDAAFKSNRKIVITGRSLVNNVEICLATNYLRMPAKGMIIKMEQARKLPDNQVVILTTGSQGEEASALARIARSEHKTIEIKKGDTCVVSASPIPGNERAVSGILSNLARLGAKVLYQKILDIHTSGHAYQEDLKLMISLTKPKNFMPIHGEHHMLVAHAQLAKDVGVPEENIFILDNGQMLEMATTGLHITEAKIPTGYVYVDGLGVGDVGEVVLRDRQVMSKDGMFVIIMTIDRKTSKLTQPPDIISRGFIYMKGSEDLLKEVKHEVRKVVESKGKGPGGMREPNWSFIRSEVRDQIGEFLFQRTERRPMVLPVVIEV; via the coding sequence ATGATGTTGCGCAAGCAACCAACAGCTGTCGCAGCGCGCGCGCAAAGCGTATCCGACAACAAAGCCACCCTCAAAGTCATTCCGCTCGGCGGGATCGAAGAGGTCGGCGAGAACATGACCGTACTTGAGTACGGTGATGACATTCTTGTGATCGATATGGGTCTTGGTTTCCCGGATGAGACTATGCCCGGCATCGATTACATAATCCCAAATACCAAATATTTGGAAGACAATAAAAAAAGGATCCGCGGAGTGATAATCACCCACGGACATTTGGACCACATCGGCGCCATTCCTTACATCATGCCCAAGATCGGCGATCCGCCTATCTACACCATGAAATTGACCGGTGAGCTGATCAAAAAGCGTTTGGAAGAATTCCATCTGCTCGGCAGATCCCAAATCCACGAACTGAACAAGGATGATGTTTTGACTTTGGGCAATTTCCGCATCCGATTCTTCCGCATCAACCACAATATTCCGGATGGCGTAGGATTGGCCATCAATACTCCTGCCGGCCTGCTGGTCTATGCCACGGACTGGAAATTCGACCATACTCCGGTGGACGGACGGCCCACGGAATTCGACAAGCTCGCCAAATTCGGCGGCGAAGGCGTGGCTCTTCTGATGTCCGATTCCACCAATGCCGAAAAACCCGGGTATTCCATGTCCGAAAGGACTCTGGGCGATACGATCGACCGGATCCTGGCTGACGCCAAGGGCCGAGTGATCTTTGCGACCTTCTCAACCCTGATCTCCCGCGTCCAGCAAGTGATCGATGCGGCTTTCAAATCAAACCGCAAAATTGTGATCACCGGACGGTCCTTGGTCAACAACGTGGAGATCTGTCTGGCCACCAATTATCTGAGGATGCCCGCCAAAGGCATGATCATCAAGATGGAACAGGCCCGCAAACTGCCTGACAATCAGGTGGTCATCTTAACCACAGGTTCCCAGGGCGAGGAAGCTTCGGCCCTGGCCCGCATTGCCAGATCCGAGCACAAGACAATTGAGATCAAAAAAGGCGATACCTGTGTGGTTTCAGCATCCCCGATCCCTGGCAACGAGCGCGCAGTTTCAGGCATTCTGTCAAACCTGGCCAGGCTTGGTGCAAAAGTCCTGTATCAAAAAATTCTGGACATCCATACCTCGGGACACGCATACCAGGAAGATCTGAAGCTGATGATCTCTCTGACCAAGCCGAAGAACTTCATGCCCATCCACGGCGAGCACCACATGTTGGTGGCGCATGCCCAGTTGGCCAAAGACGTCGGCGTGCCGGAAGAAAATATATTTATCCTGGATAACGGCCAGATGCTGGAGATGGCAACGACAGGATTGCACATCACGGAAGCCAAGATCCCGACCGGCTATGTTTACGTGGACGGCCTGGGAGTGGGCGACGTCGGCGAGGTCGTTTTGCGCGACAGACAGGTCATGAGCAAAGACGGTATGTTTGTCATCATCATGACCATTGACCGCAAGACCAGCAAACTGACCCAGCCGCCGGATATCATCTCGCGCGGATTCATCTATATGAAAGGATCCGAAGATCTTCTGAAAGAAGTAAAGCACGAGGTCCGCAAAGTTGTGGAAAGCAAAGGCAAGGGACCGGGAGGCATGCGCGAACCGAACTGGAGTTTTATCCGTTCGGAGGTCCGCGACCAGATCGGCGAATTCCTGTTCCAAAGAACAGAACGAAGGCCGATGGTCCTGCCGGTAGTAATTGAGGTATAA
- the trpS gene encoding tryptophan--tRNA ligase: MKDVIVSGIQPTGELHIGNYLGSLKNFVELQDKFECYFFIADLHSITEDYEPGEAKTKQILDLVATFLAAGLDPEKCTIFIQSQISAHAELAWIFNTIVPMGELERMTQYKDKASRQEANINVGLFDYPVLMAADILLYKATYVPVGHDQLQHLELTNTIVRKFNNKFGQTFNEIKPYMQKPVRVMSLSEPERKMSKSEPGSFINMFDEPDVIRKKLAKAVTATDAPAGKMPRGVKNLFDLLQEFADKKTVDDFTKQYQAGAIKYSELKSELAESLIKYFEPFRTKKAELEKDSAKLQTIITEGAKKAQIVANQTLTEVKQKIGLI; the protein is encoded by the coding sequence ATGAAAGACGTTATTGTTTCGGGAATCCAGCCTACAGGTGAACTGCATATCGGCAACTATCTTGGCTCGCTAAAAAATTTTGTCGAATTGCAAGACAAATTTGAGTGCTATTTTTTTATTGCAGACCTGCACTCGATCACCGAAGATTACGAGCCGGGCGAAGCTAAAACAAAACAGATCTTGGATTTAGTGGCCACATTCCTGGCCGCGGGCTTGGATCCCGAAAAATGTACGATCTTTATTCAATCACAAATATCGGCACACGCTGAGCTTGCCTGGATCTTTAATACTATTGTTCCCATGGGCGAACTTGAACGCATGACGCAATATAAAGACAAAGCTTCCCGCCAGGAAGCTAATATTAACGTTGGCCTTTTCGATTACCCTGTACTTATGGCGGCTGACATTTTGCTTTACAAAGCCACTTACGTACCTGTCGGCCATGATCAGCTCCAGCATTTGGAATTGACCAACACTATTGTCAGAAAATTCAACAATAAATTCGGCCAAACTTTCAATGAGATCAAACCTTACATGCAAAAACCGGTGCGGGTCATGAGTCTTTCTGAACCGGAACGTAAAATGAGCAAATCCGAACCGGGTTCTTTTATAAATATGTTTGACGAACCGGATGTAATCCGCAAAAAACTGGCCAAAGCGGTCACTGCCACCGATGCGCCGGCAGGTAAAATGCCCAGGGGCGTAAAAAATCTTTTTGACCTGCTCCAGGAATTTGCCGATAAAAAAACTGTTGATGATTTTACCAAACAATATCAGGCCGGCGCGATCAAATATTCCGAGTTGAAATCAGAACTGGCCGAATCCCTGATCAAATATTTCGAACCGTTCAGAACCAAAAAGGCGGAATTGGAAAAAGACAGCGCAAAACTGCAGACGATCATTACCGAAGGCGCCAAAAAAGCTCAAATTGTCGCAAACCAAACATTAACCGAAGTGAAACAGAAAATAGGTTTGATATAA
- a CDS encoding Glu/Leu/Phe/Val dehydrogenase, producing MPKINPFKSAMQQLENAAAVLKLDKQVLALLKQPTRVISVSIPLKMDNGEVKIFQGLRVQYNDARGPFKGGLRYHPQVDLDEVKALAFWMSIKNAVVGVPYGGGKGGIAVDPKKLSKPELERMSRKFIDLIYKNIGPDVDVPAPDVNTTPEIMGWMVDEYSKLVGKFTPAVITGKPISMGGSQGREEATGFGGVEILKQAIKAGGLKKNASLAVQGFGNVGSFFAELASAAAFKVVALSDSKGGIYNPRGLDIKKIHQYKEENRMLQGFPGTIDVSNEKLLELPVDVLVPAALENQIHKGNAKKIRAKVIIEMANGPTTPEADIILHKKGIWVIPDVLSNSGGVATSYLEWSQNLSGYYWTKTEVLKKLTVYMTEAWQNVLSSREKYNTDFRTAAFILAINRIAEAMRDRGI from the coding sequence ATGCCAAAAATCAATCCCTTCAAATCAGCAATGCAGCAGCTGGAAAATGCCGCGGCAGTTTTAAAGCTTGATAAGCAAGTCTTAGCTTTGCTGAAACAGCCGACTCGCGTTATTTCAGTTTCGATACCATTGAAGATGGATAACGGAGAAGTGAAAATTTTTCAGGGATTGCGGGTGCAATACAATGACGCCCGGGGGCCGTTCAAAGGAGGGCTTAGGTATCATCCCCAGGTGGATCTGGACGAAGTCAAGGCTTTGGCATTTTGGATGAGCATTAAAAACGCCGTGGTCGGCGTACCTTACGGCGGGGGCAAAGGCGGAATAGCAGTTGATCCGAAAAAATTATCGAAACCCGAGCTGGAGCGGATGAGCCGGAAATTTATCGATCTAATCTATAAAAATATCGGACCGGACGTGGATGTGCCGGCGCCGGACGTCAACACGACCCCAGAGATCATGGGTTGGATGGTGGATGAATACTCCAAGCTGGTGGGGAAATTTACGCCGGCTGTGATCACCGGCAAGCCAATTTCCATGGGAGGCTCACAGGGGCGGGAAGAGGCCACGGGATTTGGCGGGGTTGAGATCTTGAAACAGGCAATTAAAGCCGGCGGACTTAAAAAAAATGCGAGTCTGGCTGTGCAGGGCTTCGGTAATGTCGGCTCATTTTTTGCCGAGCTTGCTTCTGCGGCCGCGTTTAAAGTCGTGGCCTTGTCAGATTCCAAAGGCGGAATTTATAATCCCCGCGGATTGGATATAAAAAAAATCCATCAATATAAAGAGGAAAACCGTATGCTGCAAGGATTTCCGGGTACAATTGATGTGAGCAATGAAAAATTATTGGAACTGCCCGTGGACGTCCTGGTGCCGGCCGCTTTGGAAAACCAAATTCATAAAGGCAACGCCAAAAAGATCAGGGCCAAAGTGATTATTGAAATGGCCAATGGCCCGACCACGCCCGAAGCTGATATAATTTTGCACAAGAAAGGGATCTGGGTTATTCCGGATGTCTTGTCGAACTCCGGGGGAGTGGCGACCTCCTATCTGGAGTGGTCGCAGAACTTAAGCGGCTATTACTGGACCAAAACGGAAGTTTTGAAAAAATTGACAGTTTATATGACAGAAGCTTGGCAAAATGTTTTGTCATCCAGAGAAAAATACAATACAGATTTTCGGACGGCCGCATTTATTTTGGCGATTAATCGCATAGCGGAAGCCATGCGCGACAGGGGAATTTAA
- a CDS encoding single-stranded DNA-binding protein yields the protein MDLNKVMIIGRLTRDPEVRTTPSGANVASFSVATSFNWTDQQGQKKEQTEFHNVVAWRKLADIVGQYLKKGTQVYIEGRLSTTSWDDKTSGQKRYRTEIVADNMIMLARPGGASQTGSGSYTPPASTPNQTRLAEQPEPKSDIPEIQIDDSDIPF from the coding sequence ATGGACCTGAATAAAGTCATGATCATCGGCCGTCTGACGCGCGACCCGGAAGTCCGCACCACGCCAAGCGGCGCCAATGTTGCTTCGTTCTCAGTGGCGACCAGCTTTAACTGGACCGACCAGCAGGGGCAGAAAAAAGAACAGACCGAATTCCACAATGTCGTGGCCTGGCGCAAGCTGGCGGACATTGTCGGACAATACCTGAAAAAAGGAACCCAGGTCTATATCGAAGGGAGGCTTTCGACCACTTCCTGGGACGATAAGACCAGCGGACAGAAACGCTACCGCACAGAGATCGTGGCTGACAACATGATCATGCTCGCCCGCCCGGGCGGAGCTTCGCAAACGGGTTCGGGCAGTTACACTCCGCCTGCATCTACGCCCAATCAAACACGTTTGGCCGAACAGCCGGAACCCAAATCCGACATTCCGGAAATTCAAATTGACGACTCTGATATTCCTTTTTAA
- the efp gene encoding elongation factor P, translating to MAVLDFSDLKGTGQIIKYNGEPYQIIWSNFMRTAQRKPVIQAKLRNLMTGKVMEYSFKYGEKIPEADVIKRKCQYLYADDEGAHFMNPETFETIMVPKVLVEDQVKFLKEGTDTTIMFFEDKPIALDLPVKIDLKVTETAPGVKGDTATGGTKPATLETGHVVNVPLFIKEGDTVRVDTRSGNYVERASQ from the coding sequence ATGGCAGTTTTAGATTTTTCCGATCTCAAAGGGACGGGCCAGATCATCAAATATAACGGCGAACCCTACCAGATCATCTGGTCAAATTTTATGCGCACCGCGCAAAGAAAACCGGTGATCCAAGCTAAACTGAGAAACCTCATGACAGGCAAGGTCATGGAGTACTCATTTAAATACGGCGAAAAGATCCCTGAGGCTGACGTCATCAAACGAAAATGCCAATATCTCTACGCTGACGATGAGGGCGCACATTTCATGAACCCGGAAACCTTTGAAACCATCATGGTGCCGAAAGTCCTGGTGGAGGACCAGGTTAAATTTCTCAAAGAAGGCACAGATACCACGATCATGTTTTTTGAGGATAAGCCGATCGCGCTGGACCTGCCGGTCAAGATAGACCTCAAAGTCACGGAAACCGCGCCCGGCGTGAAAGGCGATACTGCCACGGGCGGCACGAAGCCCGCGACACTGGAAACCGGCCACGTGGTCAATGTGCCGCTGTTCATCAAAGAAGGCGATACGGTCAGAGTAGATACAAGGTCCGGTAATTACGTCGAAAGAGCTTCGCAATAA
- the trxB gene encoding thioredoxin-disulfide reductase, whose product MDTETRKVIIIGSGPAGLTAALYAARANLKPLVIGGLIYGGQLMITTDVENFPGFPSGIQGPELMQKMIEQAKRFGAEIIFEDATKVDFGQKPFKVTVGDKTYQGESIIAATGASSIWLGLPSEEKFRGKGISSCATCDGFFFKEKDIIVVGGGDAAMEEALYLTKFAKKVTVLNRSDKLRASQIMQDRAKTNSKITIEFNKTVEEFLGGDHLTGVKVKDIKTGQIEERPIEGVFIAIGHKPNTEIFAGQIDLDAKGYIVPKDQTKTSIDGVFVAGDVRDYRYRQAVTAAGMGCMAAMDVEKYLHMDQG is encoded by the coding sequence ATGGATACAGAAACAAGAAAAGTAATAATCATCGGTTCCGGCCCGGCGGGACTGACGGCGGCTTTATATGCGGCCAGGGCTAATCTGAAACCTCTTGTCATCGGGGGGCTTATTTATGGCGGGCAATTGATGATCACTACTGATGTGGAAAATTTCCCGGGATTTCCTTCCGGCATCCAGGGCCCTGAACTGATGCAGAAGATGATCGAACAGGCGAAACGTTTTGGCGCGGAGATAATTTTTGAGGATGCGACAAAAGTTGATTTTGGCCAAAAACCTTTTAAGGTGACTGTCGGCGATAAAACTTACCAGGGCGAAAGCATTATCGCGGCGACGGGCGCTTCTTCCATCTGGCTCGGGTTGCCGTCGGAAGAAAAATTTCGCGGCAAGGGCATTTCTTCCTGCGCCACCTGTGACGGTTTCTTTTTCAAGGAAAAAGACATCATTGTCGTCGGCGGCGGGGATGCGGCCATGGAAGAGGCTTTGTACCTGACCAAGTTTGCCAAGAAAGTAACTGTCTTAAACCGCAGCGATAAGTTACGCGCATCCCAGATCATGCAGGACCGCGCCAAAACCAATTCAAAAATCACCATTGAATTTAATAAAACAGTTGAAGAATTTTTGGGCGGTGATCATTTGACCGGGGTGAAAGTTAAGGACATCAAAACCGGTCAAATCGAAGAACGCCCTATCGAAGGAGTTTTTATCGCTATCGGCCATAAACCCAACACGGAAATTTTCGCCGGGCAAATTGATTTGGATGCCAAGGGTTATATCGTTCCTAAAGATCAAACCAAGACCAGCATTGACGGAGTGTTCGTAGCGGGAGATGTGCGCGATTACCGCTACAGGCAAGCAGTTACAGCCGCCGGCATGGGCTGCATGGCAGCCATGGACGTGGAAAAATATCTGCATATGGATCAGGGATAA
- the rpsR gene encoding 30S ribosomal protein S18 produces MAAPINNIKKPCLFCTEKISFVDYKDTQFMRRFMSPHAKILSSKKTGTCAKHQRMVSTALKRARHMALLPFVSS; encoded by the coding sequence ATGGCAGCCCCAATAAATAATATTAAAAAACCTTGCCTGTTCTGCACGGAAAAGATCTCTTTCGTGGATTACAAAGACACGCAATTCATGCGCCGGTTCATGAGCCCGCATGCCAAAATTTTGTCGTCTAAAAAAACAGGCACTTGCGCCAAGCATCAGCGGATGGTATCAACCGCACTGAAGCGCGCCCGCCACATGGCACTGTTGCCATTCGTGAGCTCTTAA
- a CDS encoding PIG-L family deacetylase, with protein MSEQKTIYALGIVAHPDDESFLFAGTCLKLAAEGKNMAVICATKGEKGADRLKRKLSMAQMAKLRQLEGKKAAKIIKLSKLEFFNYPDGGLDRVDFLKLTARLAEKIEKYRPEIILTFGKEGISGHKDHIVIGKATITAVKRSKYKPQKILLASIPASAIKVFNKHLITRKVHLSHFSPQILKGVPDNNLLKIDIRKYAKLKHMTLKAHESQFLPSFALAALQKQECFEVIVP; from the coding sequence ATGTCTGAACAAAAAACAATCTATGCTCTGGGGATAGTCGCTCATCCGGATGATGAGTCGTTTCTGTTTGCCGGCACTTGCCTGAAACTGGCTGCTGAAGGCAAAAACATGGCTGTCATCTGCGCAACCAAAGGGGAAAAAGGCGCGGACCGGCTCAAGCGCAAACTTTCCATGGCGCAAATGGCAAAACTTCGCCAGCTTGAAGGGAAGAAAGCTGCGAAGATAATCAAATTATCCAAATTAGAATTTTTTAATTACCCTGACGGCGGATTGGATCGGGTAGATTTCTTGAAACTCACTGCCAGGCTTGCCGAAAAAATTGAAAAATACCGGCCTGAAATTATTTTAACTTTCGGCAAAGAAGGAATTTCCGGCCACAAGGATCATATTGTGATCGGTAAAGCGACAATTACGGCGGTTAAAAGATCCAAGTACAAACCGCAAAAAATCCTATTGGCAAGCATTCCCGCCTCGGCCATCAAAGTGTTCAACAAACATTTAATTACCCGGAAAGTTCATCTTTCACATTTTTCGCCGCAAATTCTGAAAGGCGTTCCCGATAATAACCTTCTGAAAATTGATATACGAAAATACGCCAAACTAAAACACATGACATTAAAAGCCCACGAAAGCCAATTCTTGCCCTCTTTCGCCCTGGCCGCACTGCAAAAACAAGAATGCTTTGAAGTGATTGTGCCTTGA
- the rpsF gene encoding 30S ribosomal protein S6, which produces MPKYELMYILSSAVSDNDVPTVSSEVDKFLTDNGATILTQEMLGKKKLAYPIKKTRNGFYVLETFNMEGSKLQSLDNKLRSMEPIIRYLAVNVDDQERRAIKDRGIQDKMKAARKPQKIETATPLVPEVKLTDTELESKIEKAIESEDLAK; this is translated from the coding sequence ATGCCAAAATATGAGCTGATGTATATTTTATCTTCAGCCGTCTCCGACAATGACGTGCCCACTGTCAGTTCAGAGGTCGACAAATTTTTGACTGACAATGGCGCGACGATCCTTACCCAAGAAATGTTGGGCAAGAAAAAATTGGCCTATCCAATTAAGAAAACCCGGAACGGTTTTTATGTTCTGGAAACTTTTAATATGGAAGGGTCCAAGCTGCAAAGCTTGGACAATAAACTTCGCTCCATGGAACCGATCATCCGCTATCTGGCCGTGAACGTGGATGATCAGGAACGGCGCGCGATCAAAGACCGGGGCATTCAAGACAAAATGAAAGCCGCACGCAAGCCTCAAAAGATCGAAACAGCAACGCCTTTGGTGCCGGAAGTCAAATTGACTGACACTGAACTCGAGAGCAAAATTGAAAAGGCAATTGAATCCGAAGATCTAGCTAAATAA